A window from Desulfovibrio desulfuricans encodes these proteins:
- a CDS encoding translation initiation factor IF-2 produces the protein MSPIDCSNARMRAGRFTALPMWLVLLGLLAAASLLPSSPSWLAADEAQAASAYTPRHSGMDAPGEPKRIESLPSKNAGRTAEGGMGYTDAYGNTIDDRQPEEKPAPKRPRPGAYGVGAGQSERYERPLPDPQNQTPAWSFK, from the coding sequence ATGAGCCCCATAGATTGCAGCAATGCCCGCATGCGCGCAGGCCGCTTCACGGCCCTGCCCATGTGGCTTGTATTGCTGGGCCTCTTGGCGGCGGCCTCCCTGTTGCCCAGTAGCCCGAGCTGGCTGGCGGCGGATGAAGCTCAGGCCGCCTCAGCCTACACCCCGCGCCATTCGGGCATGGATGCGCCGGGCGAACCCAAGCGCATTGAATCCTTGCCCAGCAAGAACGCAGGGCGCACGGCAGAGGGCGGCATGGGGTATACGGACGCTTACGGCAACACCATTGACGACCGCCAGCCGGAAGAAAAACCCGCTCCCAAACGCCCCAGACCCGGGGCCTACGGCGTGGGCGCGGGCCAGAGCGAGCGCTACGAGCGCCCACTGCCCGATCCGCAAAATCAGACTCCTGCCTGGAGTTTCAAATAA
- the pheS gene encoding phenylalanine--tRNA ligase subunit alpha, which yields MDLISALESLVPELEKGLGQASSLDALEALRVDVLGRKGRIAQIMAQLPSLAPAERPAVGQTANSVKERCNALFEARKAALEAGREAEALRRFDPSVPGRAPWRGSLHPTTLVTEEICQIFQGLGFDVASGPEVEIDYYNFEALNMPPEHPARDMQDTLYVTEKVLMRTHTSPVQARTMLARKPPLAVIAPGKVYRRDSDLTHTPMFHQIEGLMVGEGISMAHLRGTLTAFVRAVFGAETQVRFRPSFFPFTEPSAEVDISCCMCGGKGHIGDAPCRVCKTTGWVEILGCGMVDPAVFEAVGYPADVSGFAFGMGVERVTMLKYGIGDLRMFFENDVRFLGQFAR from the coding sequence ATGGATCTGATTTCTGCACTGGAAAGCCTGGTTCCCGAACTTGAAAAAGGTCTGGGCCAGGCTTCTTCGTTGGATGCCCTTGAGGCTTTGCGCGTGGATGTTCTGGGTCGCAAGGGCCGCATAGCCCAGATCATGGCCCAGTTGCCCTCGCTGGCCCCTGCAGAGCGCCCCGCCGTGGGCCAGACCGCCAACAGCGTCAAAGAGCGTTGCAACGCCCTGTTTGAAGCCCGCAAGGCCGCTCTTGAGGCCGGGCGCGAGGCCGAAGCCCTGCGCCGTTTCGATCCTTCCGTTCCCGGTCGCGCGCCCTGGCGCGGCAGCCTGCATCCCACTACCCTGGTGACGGAAGAAATCTGCCAGATTTTTCAGGGTTTGGGCTTTGACGTGGCTTCCGGCCCGGAAGTGGAAATCGACTACTACAATTTTGAAGCCCTGAACATGCCGCCCGAACACCCCGCCCGCGACATGCAGGATACCCTGTATGTCACCGAAAAGGTGCTCATGCGCACGCACACCTCGCCCGTGCAGGCCCGCACCATGCTGGCGCGCAAGCCTCCTCTGGCCGTCATTGCCCCCGGCAAGGTGTACCGGCGCGACAGCGACCTCACCCACACCCCCATGTTCCATCAGATCGAAGGTCTCATGGTGGGCGAGGGCATCAGCATGGCCCATCTGCGCGGCACGCTCACAGCCTTTGTGCGCGCTGTCTTTGGCGCGGAAACCCAGGTTCGCTTCCGCCCCAGCTTCTTCCCCTTTACCGAGCCTTCGGCAGAAGTGGACATCTCCTGCTGCATGTGCGGCGGCAAGGGCCACATTGGCGATGCGCCCTGCCGCGTGTGCAAAACCACGGGCTGGGTTGAAATTCTTGGTTGCGGCATGGTCGATCCTGCCGTGTTTGAAGCCGTGGGCTATCCTGCGGACGTCAGCGGCTTTGCCTTTGGCATGGGCGTGGAACGCGTGACCATGCTCAAGTACGGCATCGGCGATCTGCGGATGTTTTTTGAAAACGACGTGCGCTTCCTTGGCCAGTTTGCCCGGTAG
- the rplT gene encoding 50S ribosomal protein L20, producing MRVKRGLASHRRHKKYLTAAKGFRGGRSRLYRTAREAVERSMQYSYVGRKQRKRDFRTLWILRINAGARLSGLSYSRFMHGLKQAGIELNRKVLADLAVYHKDDFAKIVDLAKAALN from the coding sequence ATGCGTGTGAAGAGAGGTCTTGCAAGTCATCGTCGTCATAAGAAATATTTGACCGCAGCCAAGGGTTTTCGTGGTGGTCGCAGCCGTCTGTACCGCACTGCGCGCGAGGCTGTGGAACGCTCGATGCAGTATTCCTATGTGGGCCGCAAGCAGAGGAAACGCGATTTCCGCACTCTGTGGATTCTCCGCATCAACGCCGGCGCGCGTCTGAGCGGTCTTTCCTACAGCCGCTTCATGCACGGCCTCAAGCAGGCTGGCATTGAACTGAACCGCAAGGTTCTGGCTGACCTTGCCGTGTATCACAAGGACGACTTCGCCAAGATCGTCGATCTGGCCAAGGCCGCTCTGAATTAA
- the rpmI gene encoding 50S ribosomal protein L35, whose protein sequence is MPKIKTRRSAAKRFSQTGSGKFKRRRQNLRHILTKKAASRKMRLGQSTLVDQTNEKAVRRMLPNG, encoded by the coding sequence ATGCCCAAGATCAAAACCCGGCGTTCCGCCGCCAAGCGTTTTTCGCAGACCGGCAGCGGCAAGTTCAAGCGTCGCCGCCAGAACCTGCGCCACATTCTGACCAAGAAGGCCGCCAGCCGCAAAATGCGCCTGGGTCAGTCCACCCTGGTGGATCAGACCAATGAGAAGGCTGTGCGCCGGATGCTGCCCAACGGATAG
- the infC gene encoding translation initiation factor IF-3 — MRFRRDMPQDGVRRNEMIRAREVRVIAADGEQLGILQRNDAIDRAKEAGMDLVEVASTSEPPVCRIMDYGKFKYEQQKKKQEAKKRQAVVQIKEIKVRPKTDDHDYETKVRHIRRFLEEGDRCKITVFFRGREIVHKDRGMAILERVVQDLADIAKVDQEARAEGRTLQMMLVPKKQS, encoded by the coding sequence ATGAGATTCCGTCGCGACATGCCGCAGGACGGCGTGCGTCGCAACGAGATGATCCGCGCCCGTGAAGTGCGCGTGATCGCCGCCGATGGCGAGCAGCTTGGAATTCTGCAACGCAACGATGCTATTGACCGGGCCAAAGAAGCCGGCATGGATCTTGTGGAAGTGGCTTCCACTTCTGAACCGCCCGTTTGTCGCATAATGGACTACGGCAAGTTCAAGTACGAACAGCAGAAAAAGAAGCAGGAAGCCAAAAAGCGGCAGGCCGTGGTGCAGATTAAGGAAATCAAGGTTCGTCCCAAAACCGACGATCATGATTACGAAACCAAGGTCCGCCACATTCGCCGTTTTCTTGAAGAGGGTGACCGCTGTAAGATTACGGTGTTTTTCAGGGGCCGCGAAATTGTGCATAAAGATCGCGGCATGGCCATTCTTGAACGGGTTGTGCAAGACCTTGCCGATATCGCCAAGGTGGATCAGGAAGCCCGCGCCGAAGGCCGCACCTTGCAGATGATGCTGGTGCCCAAAAAGCAGTCGTAG